Proteins from a single region of Chryseobacterium scophthalmum:
- a CDS encoding AraC family transcriptional regulator codes for MQIIPSPNLIPYIKHYLFLDLIDIHNGLFRTFADGNTGIVFSIGSGALYRDGTKLPKVFCYGQITGYRELEIIGSLKLIIAVFRPFGMSRILNTSAGELKNKIVDLESVLGNGVRNLHDILCNEASNLKIAESLNGFFSQLLKDFETRLYPMVMATTNWIMARNGLFKAEELIDFAGYNQRTIERAFHNLVGIAPKKLGSIIRLHHFLGEIKGTGNKYNFTSNVFDAGYFDQAHLIREFRKITGLTPTTYHIKSTHLAVNVIVLPDENVQSEITLTI; via the coding sequence ATTCCTTATATCAAGCATTACCTTTTTTTAGATTTAATAGATATTCATAATGGTCTTTTTCGGACATTTGCAGACGGCAATACAGGCATTGTTTTCAGTATAGGTTCTGGTGCCTTATATAGAGATGGAACAAAACTTCCAAAAGTATTTTGTTATGGACAAATTACGGGCTACAGAGAATTGGAGATAATAGGCTCATTAAAGTTGATCATTGCCGTTTTCAGACCTTTTGGAATGAGCAGAATACTAAATACTTCTGCGGGAGAACTAAAAAACAAAATTGTTGATTTAGAATCTGTCTTAGGAAATGGCGTAAGAAATTTACATGATATTCTTTGTAATGAAGCATCCAATTTGAAGATCGCGGAAAGTTTAAATGGCTTTTTCAGTCAATTATTAAAAGATTTTGAAACCCGTTTGTATCCTATGGTAATGGCCACAACAAATTGGATAATGGCACGTAACGGACTTTTTAAAGCTGAAGAACTTATTGATTTTGCGGGTTATAATCAACGTACAATTGAAAGGGCTTTTCATAATTTGGTGGGTATTGCGCCTAAAAAGTTAGGCAGTATTATAAGACTTCATCACTTTCTTGGTGAAATTAAAGGAACCGGTAATAAATATAACTTTACATCAAATGTTTTTGATGCGGGATATTTTGATCAGGCACATTTGATACGGGAGTTTCGAAAAATAACAGGTCTCACTCCAACGACTTACCATATAAAATCTACGCATCTTGCTGTAAATGTTATTGTATTACCTGACGAAAATGTACAATCTGAAATTACTTTGACAATCTAA
- a CDS encoding nitrilase family protein — MEDLIIATAQFENRSADKEYNLSQIAELSSKAASQGAKIVVFHECSITGYTFARHLDKQAMLDISEYLPESQSVKVLTEIALKNQIAVCAGLFEKDENDNIFKAYICVNETGIVAKYRKLHPFINPHISPGDAYCVFNLYGWNFGILICYDNNIIENVRATKLLGADVLLMPHVTMCTPSPRPGAGFLDNKLWYNREQESVELRREFNGPKGREWLMKWLPARAFDNAMYCVFSNPIGMDDDQLKNGCSMIVDPFGNIAAECTALGPDIAIATITAESIQTAGGSRYIKARRPELYKSIIGAEHISEQKVAWLNTNNQQNNNLI, encoded by the coding sequence ATGGAAGATTTAATCATCGCAACAGCACAGTTTGAGAATAGAAGTGCCGACAAGGAGTATAATTTATCACAAATCGCGGAGCTCTCAAGTAAAGCAGCTTCTCAGGGTGCAAAAATTGTCGTTTTTCATGAATGTTCAATTACGGGCTACACTTTTGCGAGACATTTAGACAAACAGGCTATGCTTGATATTTCAGAATATCTACCGGAAAGCCAAAGCGTAAAAGTACTTACGGAAATTGCTCTTAAAAATCAAATTGCAGTATGCGCAGGTTTATTTGAAAAAGATGAGAATGATAATATTTTCAAAGCGTATATATGCGTTAATGAAACCGGTATTGTGGCTAAATACAGAAAGCTTCATCCTTTCATCAATCCGCATATTAGTCCAGGTGACGCTTATTGTGTATTTAATCTTTATGGCTGGAACTTTGGTATACTTATATGTTATGACAATAATATTATTGAAAATGTAAGAGCTACTAAATTATTGGGAGCTGATGTACTCTTAATGCCACATGTCACAATGTGTACACCTTCACCAAGACCGGGCGCAGGTTTTCTAGATAATAAGCTTTGGTATAATAGAGAACAGGAAAGTGTAGAATTGCGTAGAGAATTTAATGGTCCGAAAGGAAGAGAATGGTTAATGAAGTGGCTACCGGCGAGAGCATTTGATAATGCGATGTATTGCGTGTTTTCAAATCCTATCGGAATGGACGATGATCAACTGAAAAACGGCTGTTCAATGATTGTAGATCCTTTTGGGAATATAGCCGCTGAATGTACCGCTTTAGGTCCTGATATAGCGATTGCCACGATAACTGCTGAATCAATTCAAACCGCTGGAGGAAGCCGATATATTAAGGCAAGAAGACCCGAATTGTATAAAAGTATTATTGGTGCAGAGCATATTTCTGAACAGAAAGTAGCATGGCTTAATACTAATAATCAACAAAATAATAATCTTATTTAA
- a CDS encoding cupin domain-containing protein, giving the protein MKNFIKGISLVLALSSLVMKAQDKENKNLSIKVNKEESKDYIPAVRLLNNPDGSCTFEKGRIPTLKHLNTTTFWISNKTEDWEKNAHPAPRRQYVITLKGNIRFKVTDGSTFIIKPGTVLLAEDLKGKGHSWDMVRSKSWERLYIPIAENADDFFVSDKESE; this is encoded by the coding sequence ATGAAAAATTTCATCAAAGGAATTAGCCTTGTATTAGCACTAAGCTCATTAGTAATGAAAGCACAGGACAAAGAAAACAAAAATCTAAGCATCAAAGTCAATAAGGAAGAATCGAAAGATTATATTCCCGCAGTGAGACTGCTTAATAATCCTGATGGATCGTGCACTTTTGAAAAAGGAAGAATCCCTACTTTGAAACATCTGAATACCACCACATTTTGGATAAGCAATAAAACTGAAGATTGGGAAAAGAATGCACATCCCGCTCCCAGAAGGCAATACGTAATTACCTTGAAAGGAAACATCAGATTCAAAGTGACAGATGGCTCTACTTTTATCATCAAACCCGGAACCGTACTTTTAGCTGAAGACCTGAAAGGAAAAGGTCACAGTTGGGATATGGTAAGAAGTAAATCCTGGGAAAGACTATACATTCCAATCGCAGAAAATGCAGACGATTTTTTTGTGTCTGATAAAGAGTCTGAATAA
- a CDS encoding Dabb family protein, with product MERRKFLFRSVQASALLLISGNMFASVLPMFNPKKNKKVYAHNLFFWLRKDLSAAEIKDFENFFEGLKKLPYQKNLRYGKPAGSSPRNVLDSSYSYNASMEFESLEDLEAYGQLPEHLALVKKYKPSFEKMLVYDTVYN from the coding sequence ATGGAAAGAAGAAAATTTTTATTCCGATCGGTGCAGGCTTCTGCATTGTTGCTGATTTCAGGAAATATGTTCGCATCAGTTTTACCTATGTTTAATCCAAAAAAAAATAAAAAAGTGTACGCTCACAATCTATTCTTCTGGCTCAGAAAAGATCTTTCTGCTGCCGAAATCAAAGATTTTGAAAACTTCTTTGAAGGTCTTAAAAAGCTTCCCTATCAAAAAAATCTTCGCTACGGAAAACCAGCTGGTTCAAGTCCGAGAAATGTTTTAGACAGCAGTTATTCTTACAATGCCTCTATGGAATTTGAAAGCCTTGAAGATCTGGAAGCCTACGGACAACTTCCTGAGCATTTAGCTTTGGTTAAAAAATACAAACCCTCTTTCGAAAAAATGTTGGTTTACGATACTGTTTACAATTAA
- a CDS encoding response regulator transcription factor — protein sequence MKILIIEDNLRVSSLMKRGLESQGYEIYISEDAEDALVLVERIDFDLIITDIMLPQMNGIELSKLIKQKHPDLPIIMLTALGTIDEKIEGFDAGADDYMVKPFEIRELYARIKAILLRKPIAHSKKEESNILEYQDLTINKNTNRVFRNGTEIDLTPKEFKLLSFLMSNTERILTREEIAENVWGNHFDTGTNYIDVYIAYLRKKIDKNFDEKLIHTKSGVGFIFTKLA from the coding sequence ATGAAAATTTTAATCATAGAAGATAATCTCCGTGTTTCGAGCCTTATGAAAAGAGGATTGGAAAGTCAGGGTTATGAAATTTACATCTCTGAAGATGCAGAAGATGCCTTAGTACTTGTAGAAAGAATTGATTTTGATTTAATTATTACTGATATTATGCTTCCGCAGATGAATGGTATTGAACTAAGCAAACTGATCAAGCAAAAACACCCAGATCTTCCCATAATTATGTTGACTGCATTGGGAACAATCGATGAAAAGATTGAAGGTTTTGATGCGGGAGCCGATGATTATATGGTAAAACCTTTTGAAATAAGAGAATTATATGCAAGAATAAAAGCTATTTTGCTAAGGAAGCCTATTGCCCATTCGAAAAAAGAAGAATCAAATATTTTGGAATATCAGGATCTCACGATTAATAAAAATACAAATCGTGTCTTTAGAAATGGTACCGAAATAGATTTGACTCCAAAAGAATTTAAATTGCTTTCTTTCCTGATGAGCAATACAGAACGGATATTAACCCGGGAAGAAATTGCCGAAAATGTCTGGGGCAATCACTTTGATACCGGAACCAATTATATTGACGTTTATATTGCGTATCTCAGAAAAAAAATAGATAAGAATTTTGATGAAAAACTGATTCACACCAAATCCGGAGTAGGATTTATCTTTACAAAACTCGCATGA